The proteins below are encoded in one region of Micromonospora yangpuensis:
- a CDS encoding PhoH family protein has protein sequence MTTRRTDAGADQTPTATATTRRATRSRRTAAAAPADPKEPRPAGAAEPGAAGAAFVLDTSVLLSDPAAFHRFAEHEVVIPLVVISELEGKRHHPELGWFARQALRMLDELRITHGRLDQPVPANDAGGTLRVELNHTDDGMLPPGFRNESNDARILSVALNLAGEGRQVTLVSKDMPLRVKAASVGLRADEYRHGQASDPTWTGMAELGLTEEQIGALYAGDALDLDAAAGLPCHTGLVLQSGHGSALGRVLPDKTVRLVRGDREAFGVHGRSAEQRVALDLLLDESIGIVSLGGRAGTGKSALALCAGLEAVMERRRHKKVVVFRPLYAVGGQELGYLPGSESEKMSPWAQAVFDTLGAVVHENVLEEVTSRGILEVLPLTHIRGRSLHDAFVIVDEAQSLERGVLLTVLSRIGQGSRVVLTHDVAQRDNLRVGRHDGVTAVIEALKGHPLFAHVTLSRSERSPIAAMVTDLLEDVPL, from the coding sequence GTGACGACTCGCCGTACCGATGCCGGGGCCGACCAGACCCCGACCGCGACAGCCACGACCCGCCGGGCCACCCGGAGCCGCCGTACGGCGGCCGCCGCGCCGGCCGATCCCAAGGAGCCCCGACCAGCCGGCGCCGCGGAGCCTGGCGCTGCCGGTGCCGCCTTCGTCCTGGACACCTCGGTGCTGCTCTCCGACCCGGCGGCCTTCCACCGGTTCGCCGAGCACGAGGTGGTGATACCGCTGGTGGTGATCTCCGAACTGGAGGGCAAACGCCACCATCCGGAGCTGGGGTGGTTCGCCCGCCAGGCGCTCAGGATGCTCGACGAGCTGCGGATCACGCACGGCCGGCTGGACCAGCCGGTGCCGGCCAACGACGCCGGCGGCACGCTGCGGGTGGAGCTCAACCACACCGACGACGGGATGCTGCCACCGGGTTTCCGTAACGAGTCGAATGACGCCCGGATCCTCTCCGTCGCGCTCAACCTCGCCGGCGAGGGGCGGCAGGTGACCCTGGTCAGCAAGGACATGCCGCTACGGGTCAAGGCCGCCTCGGTGGGCCTGCGCGCCGACGAGTACCGGCACGGCCAGGCCAGCGACCCCACCTGGACGGGCATGGCGGAGCTGGGGCTGACCGAGGAGCAGATCGGCGCGCTCTACGCCGGTGACGCCCTCGACCTCGACGCGGCGGCCGGGCTGCCCTGCCACACCGGGTTGGTGCTGCAGTCCGGGCACGGTTCGGCGCTCGGCCGGGTGCTGCCGGACAAGACGGTACGGCTGGTCCGCGGCGACCGTGAGGCGTTCGGCGTGCACGGGCGCTCCGCCGAGCAGCGGGTGGCGCTGGACCTCCTGCTGGACGAGTCGATCGGCATCGTCTCGCTGGGTGGCCGGGCCGGGACCGGCAAGTCCGCGTTGGCGCTCTGCGCCGGTCTGGAGGCGGTGATGGAGCGCCGCCGGCACAAGAAGGTGGTCGTCTTCCGCCCGCTCTACGCCGTAGGTGGGCAGGAGTTGGGCTACCTGCCGGGCTCGGAGTCGGAGAAGATGTCGCCCTGGGCACAGGCGGTCTTCGACACCCTCGGGGCGGTGGTCCACGAGAACGTGCTGGAGGAGGTCACCTCCCGGGGCATCCTGGAGGTGCTGCCGCTTACCCACATCCGGGGCCGGAGCCTGCACGACGCCTTCGTGATCGTGGACGAGGCCCAGTCTCTCGAGCGTGGGGTGCTGCTCACCGTGCTGTCCCGGATCGGCCAGGGGTCCCGGGTGGTGCTCACCCACGACGTGGCGCAGCGGGACAACCTGCGGGTGGGGCGGCACGACGGGGTCACCGCGGTGATCGAGGCGCTCAAGGGTCATCCGCTCTTCGCGCACGTCACGTTGAGTCGTTCGGAGCGTTCGCCGATCGCGGCGATGGTCACCGACCTGTTGGAGGACGTGCCGCTCTGA
- a CDS encoding rhomboid family intramembrane serine protease, translated as MTLGPGGNDPNRFGTEAFYASLGRAFVAMCAVVPILFLIEALDVWLGAGFDMAAGIIPRRIDGLDGVFFSPFLHHGFDHLYSNSIPLILLGTFVLAAGVRRFLWSTLVIILVSGLGVWFTGSPNSIVVGASGVIFGYLGILFMRGIVERSWWNFAVVLLVGLLYGWQLLGILPTDERISWQGHLFGLLGGLVAAVIFRRRRSETEPYSDSSLL; from the coding sequence GTGACCCTGGGCCCAGGCGGCAATGATCCCAACCGGTTCGGCACCGAGGCGTTCTACGCCTCGCTCGGCCGGGCCTTCGTCGCCATGTGCGCCGTCGTACCGATCCTCTTCCTCATCGAGGCGCTGGACGTCTGGCTCGGCGCCGGCTTCGACATGGCCGCCGGGATCATCCCGCGCCGGATCGACGGCCTCGACGGGGTCTTCTTCTCCCCGTTCCTGCACCACGGCTTCGACCACCTCTACAGCAACAGCATCCCGCTGATCCTGCTCGGCACCTTCGTGCTCGCCGCCGGGGTGCGCCGGTTCCTCTGGTCGACCCTGGTCATCATCCTGGTCAGCGGCCTCGGAGTGTGGTTCACCGGCTCACCGAACTCCATCGTGGTCGGTGCCAGCGGGGTGATCTTCGGATACCTCGGCATCCTGTTCATGCGGGGCATCGTCGAGCGCAGCTGGTGGAACTTCGCGGTGGTGCTCCTGGTCGGCCTGCTCTACGGCTGGCAACTGCTCGGCATCCTCCCCACCGACGAGCGCATCTCCTGGCAGGGGCACCTGTTCGGGCTGCTCGGCGGGCTGGTGGCCGCGGTGATCTTCCGCCGCCGTCGGTCGGAGACCGAGCCGTACTCCGACTCCTCGTTGCTCTGA
- a CDS encoding DMT family transporter: MPTSRRVAGVALATAAGFTVAVQSRINGELGVRLADGFAAAVISFGLGLLILLVLVLATAAGRGGLVALRTALSDGSLRPWHLLGGVCGAFLVAAQGLTIGTLGVAIFTVAVVAGQSGSSLLVDRAGIGPAGRQPVTVTRLAGAVLTVLAVLLAVGDRLGDPGALALAVLPLLAGVGVAWQQAVNGRVRAAAGSTPTATLVNFVVGLAALLLAFAVDVAVRGWPTGSLPTEPWLYLGGPIGVAFIAVAAALVGLTGVLLLGLATIAGQILGAVLLDLVLPTAASRPGPITLVGAALTLVAVLIAALGSGRRRRG; this comes from the coding sequence CTGCCCACCTCCCGTCGGGTCGCCGGGGTGGCGCTGGCGACCGCGGCCGGCTTCACCGTCGCGGTGCAGTCCCGGATCAACGGCGAGCTGGGCGTACGGCTGGCCGACGGGTTCGCCGCCGCCGTCATCTCGTTCGGCCTGGGGCTGCTGATCTTGCTGGTGCTGGTCCTGGCCACCGCGGCCGGGCGGGGCGGGCTGGTCGCCCTGCGGACGGCGCTCAGCGACGGCTCGCTGCGCCCCTGGCACCTTCTGGGCGGGGTGTGCGGGGCCTTCCTGGTCGCCGCCCAGGGGCTGACCATCGGCACCCTCGGCGTGGCGATCTTCACCGTGGCGGTGGTCGCCGGGCAGTCCGGCAGCAGCCTGCTGGTCGACCGGGCGGGGATCGGCCCGGCCGGCCGGCAGCCGGTCACCGTCACCCGGCTCGCCGGGGCGGTGCTCACCGTGCTGGCGGTGCTGCTCGCCGTCGGCGACCGGTTGGGAGACCCGGGTGCCCTGGCGCTGGCCGTGCTGCCGCTGCTGGCCGGGGTGGGGGTGGCCTGGCAGCAGGCGGTCAACGGCCGGGTCCGGGCCGCCGCCGGCAGCACGCCGACCGCCACGCTCGTCAACTTCGTCGTCGGTCTGGCGGCCCTGCTGCTCGCGTTCGCCGTGGACGTCGCGGTACGGGGCTGGCCGACCGGCAGCCTGCCGACCGAGCCGTGGCTCTATCTGGGCGGCCCGATCGGGGTCGCTTTCATTGCCGTCGCCGCCGCGCTGGTCGGGCTCACCGGCGTGCTGCTGCTCGGCCTGGCGACCATCGCCGGGCAGATCCTCGGTGCCGTACTGCTGGATCTGGTGCTGCCCACGGCGGCCTCGCGACCCGGGCCGATCACCCTGGTGGGGGCGGCCCTGACCCTGGTCGCGGTGCTGATCGCCGCCCTCGGCTCCGGTCGGCGTCGACGCGGCTGA
- the glpX gene encoding class II fructose-bisphosphatase, protein MTNTRTRIPQDLDRNLALDLVRVTEAAAMAAGRWVGRGDKEGGDGAAVDAMRKLINSIQMRGVVVIGEGEKDNAPMLYNGEQVGDGTGPEVDVAVDPIDGTTLMSKGMPNALAVLAVAERGAMFDPSAVFYMEKLAVGPAYADVVDIEAGAVENIRRIARAKGTDVSEVTVCVLDRPRHDELVETIRRTGAGIRFISDGDIAGAIAAARNESEIDVLMGIGGTPEGITAACALKCIGGVMQAKLWPQDAAERDRALNAGHDLDRVLTTDDLVTGDNCFFVATGVTSGDLLRGVSYRAGGAYTQSIVMRSKSGTIRVIDSYHRLEKLALYSAIDFDGRPLAEQE, encoded by the coding sequence ATGACGAACACCAGGACGCGGATCCCCCAGGATCTCGACCGTAACCTCGCCCTCGACCTGGTCCGGGTCACCGAGGCGGCAGCGATGGCCGCCGGTCGGTGGGTCGGCCGGGGGGACAAGGAGGGCGGCGACGGGGCCGCCGTCGACGCGATGCGCAAGCTGATCAACTCGATCCAGATGCGCGGCGTCGTGGTGATCGGCGAGGGCGAGAAGGACAACGCGCCGATGCTCTACAACGGCGAGCAGGTGGGTGACGGCACCGGCCCCGAGGTGGACGTGGCGGTCGATCCGATCGACGGCACCACCCTGATGAGCAAGGGGATGCCGAACGCCCTCGCCGTGCTGGCGGTCGCCGAGCGGGGCGCGATGTTCGATCCCAGCGCCGTGTTCTACATGGAGAAGCTCGCCGTCGGCCCGGCCTACGCCGACGTGGTGGACATCGAAGCCGGCGCCGTGGAGAACATCCGCCGGATCGCGCGGGCCAAGGGCACCGACGTGTCCGAGGTCACGGTCTGCGTCCTCGACCGCCCCCGCCACGACGAACTTGTCGAGACGATCCGCCGGACCGGCGCGGGCATCCGGTTCATCTCCGACGGCGACATCGCCGGGGCCATCGCCGCGGCCCGCAACGAGTCCGAGATCGACGTGCTGATGGGCATCGGGGGCACCCCCGAGGGGATCACCGCGGCCTGCGCCCTCAAGTGCATCGGCGGGGTGATGCAGGCCAAGCTCTGGCCGCAGGACGCCGCCGAGCGGGACCGGGCGCTGAACGCCGGGCACGACCTGGACCGGGTACTCACCACCGACGACCTGGTCACCGGGGACAACTGTTTCTTCGTCGCGACCGGGGTCACCTCCGGCGACCTGCTGCGCGGGGTCAGCTACCGGGCCGGTGGGGCGTACACGCAGTCGATCGTGATGCGGTCCAAGAGCGGCACGATCCGGGTGATCGACTCGTACCACCGGCTGGAGAAGTTGGCGCTCTACTCGGCCATCGACTTCGACGGCCGCCCCCTCGCTGAGCAGGAGTAG
- a CDS encoding DUF4245 domain-containing protein, with protein sequence MEPVQPANRVPADPTPPDGQPPVTPATPAPDEPVEPTADAPPSVRPSERGRRPRDMAISLLVLLIPIALLFVFYRGFLGGDQPISMDPAPAVEQARDAGLFPVSEPTGLGPDWHPVRASYQTVEGGANLRIGYVTPEGRGAQLVQSNVPAERLLPAELTAEGQPQGSVDLAGRSWQRYTARGNEQAYVLLEPNRTVLVVGDARDNELRQLVTSLG encoded by the coding sequence GTGGAACCCGTCCAGCCAGCCAACCGCGTACCCGCCGACCCGACGCCGCCGGACGGCCAGCCGCCGGTGACCCCGGCGACCCCGGCCCCCGACGAGCCGGTCGAGCCGACCGCTGACGCCCCGCCGTCGGTGCGGCCGTCCGAGCGCGGCCGGCGACCCCGGGACATGGCGATCTCGCTGCTGGTCCTGCTGATCCCGATCGCCCTGCTGTTCGTCTTCTACCGGGGGTTCCTCGGTGGGGACCAGCCGATCTCGATGGACCCGGCACCGGCGGTGGAGCAGGCCCGGGACGCCGGCCTCTTCCCGGTAAGCGAGCCGACCGGGCTCGGCCCGGACTGGCACCCGGTGCGGGCCAGCTACCAGACCGTCGAGGGCGGGGCGAACCTGCGGATCGGCTACGTCACGCCCGAGGGCCGTGGTGCCCAGCTGGTGCAGAGCAACGTGCCGGCGGAGCGGCTGCTCCCCGCCGAGCTGACCGCCGAGGGGCAGCCGCAGGGCTCGGTGGACCTGGCCGGGCGCAGTTGGCAGCGGTACACCGCCCGGGGCAACGAACAGGCGTACGTCCTGCTGGAGCCGAACCGTACCGTCCTGGTCGTCGGCGATGCCCGGGACAACGAACTCCGTCAGTTGGTCACCTCCCTGGGGTGA
- a CDS encoding exodeoxyribonuclease VII small subunit has translation MTDEKKAGPDERLSYEQARAELASVVERLETGGTSLEESLALWERGEALAVICQRWLDGARTRIDAARQPTDS, from the coding sequence ATGACTGACGAGAAGAAGGCCGGGCCGGACGAACGGCTCAGTTACGAGCAGGCCCGCGCCGAACTGGCCTCGGTGGTGGAGCGCCTGGAGACCGGCGGGACCTCGCTGGAGGAGTCGCTGGCGCTGTGGGAACGCGGCGAGGCGCTGGCGGTGATCTGTCAACGCTGGTTGGACGGGGCGCGCACCCGCATCGACGCGGCCCGACAGCCGACCGACTCCTGA
- the xseA gene encoding exodeoxyribonuclease VII large subunit — translation MGEDGRSSSEQPWPVRVVSQKVGAWIARLGWVWVDGQVAQISRRPGASTVFITLRDPSADLSLTVTTNRDVLDAGAPELREGARVVLHAKPEFYAARGTLSLRADEIRQVGLGELLARLEKLKKLLAAEGLFDRARKRRLPFLPGRIGLVTGRASAAERDVLTNARRRWPAVEFRTVNVAVQGAGAVPQIIDALKVLDADPSIEVIVLARGGGGIEDLLPFSDEALCRAVFACRTPVVSAIGHETDAPLVDYVADVRASTPTDAAKRVVPDLTEEVRLIRQARHRLERSVRNLVDREQHRLDGLRSRPVLARPQVMLDQRASELTALRQRAGRSLDHRLTAAGEDLRHILARLRALSPAATLDRGYAIVQRADGHVVRAATEVAGGDPLRVRLAEGEIAATVTATRG, via the coding sequence GTGGGTGAGGATGGTAGGAGCAGCTCCGAACAGCCGTGGCCGGTACGCGTGGTCAGCCAGAAGGTGGGGGCGTGGATCGCCCGACTCGGCTGGGTCTGGGTCGACGGGCAGGTGGCGCAGATCAGCCGACGGCCGGGAGCGAGCACGGTCTTCATCACTCTGCGTGACCCATCGGCGGATCTCAGCCTGACCGTCACCACCAACCGGGACGTGCTCGACGCCGGTGCGCCGGAGCTCCGGGAGGGTGCCCGGGTGGTGCTGCACGCCAAGCCGGAGTTCTACGCCGCCCGGGGCACGCTGAGCCTGCGGGCCGACGAGATCCGCCAGGTGGGCCTCGGTGAGTTGCTTGCCCGGTTGGAGAAGTTGAAGAAGCTGCTCGCCGCCGAGGGGCTCTTCGACCGGGCCCGCAAGCGTCGGCTGCCGTTCCTGCCCGGCCGGATCGGTCTGGTCACCGGCCGGGCCTCGGCGGCCGAGCGGGACGTGCTGACCAACGCCCGTCGTCGGTGGCCGGCGGTGGAGTTCCGCACGGTCAACGTGGCGGTGCAGGGGGCGGGCGCGGTACCGCAGATCATCGACGCGTTGAAGGTGCTCGACGCCGATCCGAGCATCGAGGTGATCGTCCTGGCCCGCGGTGGTGGCGGCATCGAGGATCTGCTTCCCTTCTCCGACGAGGCGCTGTGTCGGGCGGTCTTCGCCTGCCGTACCCCGGTGGTCAGCGCGATCGGCCACGAGACCGACGCACCGTTGGTCGACTACGTCGCCGACGTGCGCGCCTCCACCCCGACCGACGCGGCCAAGCGGGTGGTGCCCGACCTCACCGAGGAGGTACGCCTCATCCGGCAGGCCCGGCACCGGCTGGAACGTTCGGTACGCAACCTGGTCGACCGGGAACAGCACCGCCTCGACGGACTGCGGTCCCGGCCGGTGCTGGCCCGGCCGCAGGTGATGCTCGACCAGCGGGCGAGCGAGCTGACCGCCCTGCGGCAGCGCGCCGGACGCAGCCTGGACCATCGGCTCACCGCCGCCGGCGAGGACCTGCGGCACATCCTGGCCCGACTGCGGGCGCTCTCCCCCGCCGCCACCCTCGACCGGGGGTACGCGATCGTGCAACGCGCCGACGGCCACGTGGTACGCGCCGCGACCGAGGTGGCCGGGGGTGATCCGCTGCGGGTCCGGCTGGCCGAGGGCGAGATCGCGGCCACCGTGACCGCGACCCGAGGTTGA
- a CDS encoding 4-hydroxy-3-methylbut-2-enyl diphosphate reductase, with amino-acid sequence MTEADPTPRTGKRVLLANPRGYCAGVDRAVQTVEEALKLYGAPIYVRKQIVHNKHVVQTLEAQGAIFVEENEEVPEGATVVFSAHGVAPEVHEQAKARSLKAIDATCPLVTKVHHEARRFAAEDYDILLIGHEGHEEVIGTAGEAPAHIQLVDGPDDVQNVTVRDPNKVVWLSQTTLSVDETLETVARLKKRLPLLQSPPSDDICYATSNRQHVVKEIAAECDVVIVVGSRNSSNSVRLVEVALDAGARAGHLVDFATEIDDAWLTGAGTVGVTSGASVPDELVQQVLAHLAERGFTDVEEITTADERLVFSLPQELKRDMKAAAAAARD; translated from the coding sequence GTGACTGAGGCTGACCCGACTCCCCGGACCGGCAAGCGCGTGCTCCTGGCCAACCCCCGCGGCTACTGCGCGGGCGTGGACCGCGCGGTGCAGACCGTCGAGGAGGCGCTCAAGCTCTACGGCGCCCCGATCTACGTCCGCAAGCAGATCGTGCACAACAAGCACGTGGTGCAGACCCTGGAGGCCCAGGGTGCGATCTTCGTGGAGGAGAACGAGGAGGTGCCGGAGGGTGCCACCGTGGTCTTCTCCGCGCACGGCGTGGCACCCGAGGTCCACGAGCAGGCCAAGGCCCGCTCGCTCAAGGCGATCGACGCGACCTGCCCGTTGGTGACCAAGGTCCACCACGAGGCCCGCCGGTTCGCCGCCGAGGACTACGACATCCTGCTGATCGGTCACGAGGGGCACGAGGAGGTCATCGGTACCGCCGGTGAGGCTCCGGCCCACATCCAGCTGGTCGACGGTCCGGACGACGTACAGAACGTCACCGTCCGTGATCCGAACAAGGTCGTCTGGCTCTCCCAGACCACCCTCTCGGTCGACGAGACGCTGGAGACGGTCGCCCGGCTCAAGAAGCGGCTGCCGCTGTTGCAGTCGCCGCCCAGCGACGACATCTGCTACGCCACCTCCAACCGGCAGCACGTGGTCAAGGAGATCGCGGCCGAGTGCGACGTGGTGATCGTGGTCGGCTCGCGCAACTCCTCCAACTCGGTACGCCTGGTCGAGGTGGCCCTGGACGCCGGAGCCCGCGCCGGGCACCTGGTCGACTTCGCCACCGAGATCGACGACGCCTGGCTGACCGGGGCCGGCACCGTCGGTGTCACCTCCGGCGCCAGCGTGCCGGACGAGCTGGTGCAGCAGGTGCTGGCCCACCTGGCCGAGCGGGGTTTCACCGACGTCGAGGAGATCACCACCGCCGACGAGCGACTCGTCTTCTCCCTGCCGCAGGAGCTGAAGCGGGACATGAAGGCCGCCGCTGCCGCCGCCCGGGACTGA
- a CDS encoding S8 family serine peptidase: protein MSKPRNRSRRTSAAFIASVMAAGAISVAGGASTASAAPGTSDAPATAAEALGAHDAKLLAQAQAKKAATVTLIVAADKGETKQVADGVRKLGGTVSQQFDRVGYVLAKVPTGQVLKAATLPGVAAVDLDETIPLPDPAPERAPNGATATAQGSTLAGPDAQTPGVNPYMPTNETGAEAFKADNPQWDGRGVTIGIMDSGVDLDHPALQQTTTGERKIVDWVTATDPLEDASWRAMITEVAGPTFTAAGLTWTAPAGTYRFNRFSESITANSDARGDVNRDGDTTDAWGVLFDPQTNNIWVDANQDRNFSADELIRPYRERFQVGHFGTDNPATPVREQIPFVVEYRKNVDTSPAGGPGLVDYVNIGIVESTHGTHVAGITAANDMLGNAAFDGAAPGAKLVSSRACSWGGGCTAAALTTGMVDLVVNRKVDVINMSIGGLPTLNDGSNARAQLYNDLIDIYGVQMFISAGNSGPGANTVGDPSVASNVVSVAASISKDTWLANYGSVVRKENALFNFSSRGPREDGGFKPNIAAPGSAISTAPLWQPGNPVPEAGYPLPPGYQMLNGTSMASPQAAGAAALLLSAAKATDRGVSPAALRRAIYTAGKPIADVPTYAQGYGMFDVPASWELLAGGVEARSYLSDAPVCTPLSANLTRYDRDLGTFVPNPHRGSGVYNRCATADGGHRINQSRAYEVTITRTSGPAKGIPHQITLRGNDGTFRARQQVSLALNRPVTIPVTARPTARGLHAVLMTIDDPNTSTVDFEIPVTVVVPHEPTRPSFSFSGEGTVDRNSFTSFFVTVPPGAGALQVNLSGIATGSQTRFIAINPYGVPVESTASTACFTNFSDANACKPQERDYQNPIPGVWEIEVESRRTSPALNNPFHLRARIQGVALSPAVVELPAVTAGTPTPVTWDLTNTFGPVSVTGRGGPLSSVHTERPTIADGAQQEFTVEVPAGATTLSARIGNTANPGADLDLFVYRGTTLVGQQADGDSEEAVTITNPAPGTYRIVVDGYSVDGPGTSTAYDYRDSFSAPSLGTLAAPSTPLTLPYGATATLTGTVTALSTPAAGRELQGELAVVTTEGAVVGRGAVAIDAVN, encoded by the coding sequence GTGAGCAAACCCCGCAATCGGAGTCGGCGTACCTCCGCCGCCTTCATCGCCTCGGTCATGGCGGCCGGAGCCATCTCCGTGGCCGGTGGTGCCAGCACCGCCAGCGCCGCCCCCGGCACCTCCGACGCACCGGCCACCGCCGCCGAGGCCCTCGGCGCGCACGACGCCAAGCTGCTGGCCCAGGCCCAGGCGAAGAAGGCCGCCACGGTGACCCTGATCGTCGCCGCCGACAAGGGCGAGACCAAGCAGGTCGCCGACGGCGTCCGCAAGCTCGGCGGTACGGTCAGCCAGCAATTCGACCGGGTCGGCTACGTGCTGGCCAAGGTGCCGACCGGCCAGGTCCTCAAGGCCGCCACCCTGCCCGGGGTCGCCGCGGTCGACCTCGACGAGACGATCCCGCTGCCCGACCCGGCTCCGGAGCGGGCCCCGAACGGCGCGACGGCCACCGCCCAGGGCAGCACCCTGGCCGGCCCGGACGCGCAGACGCCCGGCGTCAACCCGTACATGCCCACGAACGAGACGGGCGCGGAGGCCTTCAAGGCCGACAACCCGCAGTGGGACGGCCGGGGCGTGACGATCGGCATCATGGACTCCGGGGTGGACCTGGACCACCCGGCCCTGCAGCAGACCACCACGGGCGAGCGCAAGATCGTCGACTGGGTGACCGCCACCGACCCGCTGGAGGACGCCAGCTGGCGTGCGATGATCACCGAGGTCGCCGGCCCCACCTTCACCGCCGCCGGCCTCACCTGGACCGCGCCGGCCGGCACCTACCGGTTCAACCGGTTCAGCGAGTCGATCACCGCGAACAGCGACGCCCGCGGTGACGTCAACCGCGACGGTGACACCACCGACGCCTGGGGCGTCCTGTTCGACCCGCAGACCAACAACATCTGGGTCGACGCCAACCAGGACCGCAACTTCTCGGCCGACGAGCTGATCCGGCCGTACCGGGAGCGTTTCCAGGTCGGCCACTTCGGCACCGACAACCCGGCCACCCCGGTCCGGGAGCAGATCCCGTTCGTGGTGGAGTACCGCAAGAACGTCGACACCAGCCCGGCCGGCGGCCCCGGCCTGGTCGACTACGTCAACATCGGCATCGTGGAGAGCACCCACGGCACGCACGTCGCCGGCATCACCGCCGCCAACGACATGCTCGGCAACGCCGCCTTCGACGGTGCCGCACCCGGTGCCAAGCTGGTCTCCTCCCGGGCCTGCTCGTGGGGCGGCGGCTGCACCGCCGCGGCGCTCACCACCGGCATGGTCGACCTGGTGGTCAACCGCAAGGTCGACGTGATCAACATGTCGATCGGTGGCCTGCCCACCCTGAACGACGGGTCCAACGCCCGCGCGCAGCTCTACAACGACCTGATCGACATCTACGGCGTGCAGATGTTCATCTCGGCCGGCAACTCCGGCCCGGGCGCGAACACCGTGGGCGACCCGTCGGTGGCCAGCAACGTGGTGAGCGTCGCGGCGAGCATCAGCAAGGACACCTGGCTGGCCAACTACGGCTCGGTGGTGCGCAAGGAGAACGCGCTGTTCAACTTCTCCTCCCGGGGTCCGCGGGAGGACGGCGGCTTCAAGCCCAACATCGCCGCCCCCGGCTCGGCGATCTCCACCGCGCCGCTCTGGCAGCCGGGCAACCCGGTACCGGAGGCCGGCTACCCGCTGCCCCCGGGCTACCAGATGCTCAACGGCACGTCGATGGCCTCACCGCAGGCCGCCGGTGCCGCCGCGCTGCTGCTCTCGGCCGCCAAGGCGACCGACCGCGGGGTCAGCCCGGCCGCGCTGCGCCGGGCCATCTACACCGCCGGCAAGCCGATCGCCGACGTGCCGACCTACGCCCAGGGGTACGGCATGTTCGACGTACCGGCCAGCTGGGAGCTGCTCGCCGGTGGCGTGGAGGCCCGCTCGTACCTCTCGGACGCGCCGGTCTGCACCCCGCTGTCGGCCAACCTGACCCGGTACGACCGGGACCTCGGCACCTTCGTGCCGAACCCGCACCGGGGCAGCGGCGTGTACAACCGGTGCGCGACCGCCGACGGTGGCCACCGGATCAACCAGTCCCGGGCGTACGAGGTGACCATCACCCGGACCAGCGGCCCGGCCAAGGGGATCCCGCACCAGATCACGCTGCGCGGCAACGACGGGACCTTCCGGGCCCGTCAGCAGGTGTCGCTGGCGCTGAACCGGCCGGTCACCATCCCGGTCACCGCCCGGCCGACCGCCCGTGGACTGCACGCCGTGCTGATGACGATCGACGACCCGAACACCTCCACGGTGGACTTCGAGATCCCGGTCACGGTGGTCGTTCCGCACGAGCCGACCAGGCCGAGCTTCTCCTTCTCCGGTGAGGGTACGGTCGACCGCAACAGCTTCACCTCGTTCTTCGTGACGGTGCCGCCGGGTGCCGGCGCGCTGCAGGTGAACCTCTCCGGCATCGCCACCGGCTCGCAGACCCGGTTCATCGCGATCAACCCGTACGGCGTGCCGGTGGAGAGCACCGCCAGCACCGCCTGCTTCACCAACTTCTCCGACGCCAACGCGTGCAAGCCGCAGGAACGCGACTACCAGAACCCGATTCCCGGGGTCTGGGAGATCGAGGTGGAGTCACGGCGTACCTCGCCGGCGCTGAACAACCCGTTCCACCTGCGGGCCCGGATCCAGGGCGTGGCACTCTCGCCGGCCGTGGTCGAACTGCCGGCGGTCACCGCCGGTACGCCGACCCCGGTGACCTGGGACCTGACCAACACCTTCGGTCCGGTCTCGGTGACCGGACGGGGTGGCCCGCTCTCCAGCGTGCACACCGAACGGCCGACCATCGCCGACGGCGCGCAGCAGGAGTTCACGGTGGAGGTTCCGGCCGGGGCGACCACCCTCTCCGCCCGGATCGGCAACACCGCCAACCCCGGTGCCGACCTCGATCTCTTCGTCTACCGGGGCACCACCCTGGTGGGCCAGCAGGCCGACGGTGACTCCGAGGAGGCGGTGACCATCACCAACCCGGCACCGGGCACCTACCGGATCGTGGTGGACGGCTACTCCGTCGACGGGCCGGGCACCAGCACCGCCTACGACTACCGGGACTCGTTCTCGGCCCCGTCGCTGGGCACGCTCGCCGCCCCGAGCACCCCGCTCACCCTGCCGTACGGCGCCACCGCCACCCTCACCGGTACGGTGACCGCCCTGTCCACCCCGGCCGCCGGCCGGGAACTGCAGGGTGAGCTGGCCGTGGTGACCACCGAGGGCGCGGTCGTCGGCCGCGGTGCGGTGGCCATCGACGCGGTGAACTGA